TTTTTTTAATCTGATGCTTGTGCAATAGCAATCCTAGCCCAAAATCATCCACCCCGGCATTATTGGAAATACAAGTAATATCCTTGATGTTGGATTCTACAAGTGCGGTAATCGCGTTTTCCGGAATTCCACACAGCCCAAAACCACCTAGCATAAAGGTCATTCCGTCTTGAATACCCTGCAAGGCTTCTTTTACATCAGTTACTTTTTTAGAGATCATACTAAAGGAATAAAAGATTTCTATTGCAGTCAAGTTACAATTTTAAAACGAAATTGCCCGTGACTTTCGGTGAAAGTCACGGGCAATTTCCCAAGCAATTATCTGCTTCTATTCTTTAAAAATCCAAGTCGTCTAAATCATCATCCAAGCCTTCATTTTCATCATTATCCTCTTCAACTTTACTACAGTCTATATTTATGGACATGTTTTCAGGTTTATCAAATTCCCCATCGGAAATACCTAAATCCTTATTCTCATAGTTCTTTTTCATGTACAGCCCCCAAATAGGTAGCGCCATAGAAGCCCCTTGACCATACGTTATGGATTTAAAGTGTACCGACCTTTCTTCACCACCTACCCAAACACCGGTTACCAGGTTAGGCACCATACCCATAAACCAACCATCACTCTGATTTTGTGTCGTGCCGGTCTTACCCGCTATTGGGTTCGTAAATCCGTAAGGATATCCAGTAATCACCTCTTTATAAGCCGTAGTATTTTTTTGGTATGAATGTCTTAATCGCGTACCAGAACCACCTTCGGTAACACCTTGCATTAGGTCTACCATGGCATAGGCTACATCTTTACTCAACACGTCTTTGGTTTCAGGGACATATTCGTAAAGAACGGTACCGTTTTTATCTTCAATGCGGGTTACCATAACCGGCTTTACATATACCCCTTGATTGGCAAATGCACCATAGGCACCAACCATCTCGTACACATTTATTTCAGGCGTACCCAATGCTATGGAAGGTACCTCTAGAATTTCCCGGTTCAGACCTAGGTTGTTTACAATGGAAACCACGGACCTTGGACCTACACGGTCTATTAATTGTGCGGTTACAGTATTAACCGAATTTGCCAGTGCGGCTTTTAACGTATAATTTTTACCAGAGTATTTTCCATCGGCATTTTTTGGACACCAAGGCTCCATATTACCATGTTTTCCGGCTTCTATACAATATTGCGTATCCGGTAGTTCATCACAAGGCGATAATCGTAATTGATCTATAGCCGCAGCATAAACGAAAGGCTTGAAAGTAGACCCTGCTTGACGCGATCCTTGAATAACATTATCATACTGAAAGTGTCTATAATCTATACCACCAACCCAAGCTTTTACATGACCTGTCTGCGGTTCCATAGACATCATAGCGGCTCTCAAGAATGTTTTATAGTATCTAATAGAATCTAAAGGCGTCATAATTGTATCACGCTCACGACCGTCACTATTCCAATCAAAAACGGTCATCTCTGTCTTTTTCTTGAAAGATTCTCGGATTATCTCTTCAGATTTGCCCTCAGATTTCATTTGTCGCCAACGATGAGAATTTTTCATTGCACGCTCCAAAATTCGATTTATATCAGACTTCTCTAAATCTAAAAATGGTGCCGTTGGGTTTCTATCAGGGGTATTTTGGTGAAAAAACTCATCTTGAAGGTTAGACATGTGACTACGAACTGCATCTTCTGCATTAGCCTGCATTCTAGAATCTATAGTCGTGTATATTTTAAGGCCATCTAGATACAAATTCCATTTGTCCCTGCCTCCTTCTAATGCAGGTTTAGGATTCTTGGAAATCCAATCGTTCATAAAACCTTGCAAGTACATTCTAAAATAGGTAGCCAAACCTTCTTTATGTGATTCTGGATTAAAATTAATATCCATCCTCATGGCCTGCAATGAGTCTTTTTCATGCTCGGTAATGAACTCATATTTTGCCATCTGCCCCAATACCGTATTTCTACGATTGGTCACCAATTCTTCTCTTCTAATTGGGTTGAAATAGGACGAGTTTTTAAGCATTCCCACCAAAACTGCCGATTCTTCTACCTTTAATTGCTGTGGCTCTTTACCAAAATATATTTTTGCCGCAGAACGTATCCCATCTGCGTTATTAAGAAAATCATATTGATTGAGGTACATAGCAATAATCTCTTCTTTGGTATATTGCCTTTCGAGACGCGTAGCTAGCACCCACTCCATTATTTTTTGACGTATGGCCTCTACCTTATTCTTAGACCTTACGCCCACAAAAAGTTGCCGTGCTAACTGCTGTGTAATGGTACTGGCACCCCCTTTTTTACCTAGATAGGCCAACGCTCTCATAAACCCGAAAGCATCAATACCGGAGTGATCGTAAAAACGAGCATCTTCAGTAGCAATAAGGGCATTCACCAAATTCTGAGGAAGACTATCGTAAGGTACGGGAGTACGGTTATCATCTAAATAAAACTTACCCAATGTTTTGGCATCCGAAGAAATAATCTCTGTAGCCAAATTGGTCTGTGGGTTCTCTAGGTATTCATATTCAGGCATATCTATACCTAAAAGACCCTCGGAAGCCAATAAAAATATTAATGCGACTAATAGAATACCTGAAGTGAACAGGATCCAGAACCACTTGATATATTTAAAATATCCTTTGGTTTTTTTCTTTTCAACCACCTTCTTGGCCATAATACGTTACTCGTTACTTTTTTCTATTTCAAACCCGACGTCTGTAACGCCTTTTAAATTTTCAACCCCGTTAACACTACCATTTTTTCGCATGGCATGCCAGATACGTAAATTATATACGCCAGAGGAAGGAAAAACGATGTTTTCCTTGTACCATAATTTATTTTCTTTAATGCTACCATATCCTTTTCCCAACCAAGTACCATCTGGTAAAGCCATCTCGTACTCCAACGTATCTTTCACCGTTTCTCCCGAAGGAAATTCCAATTCTGCAATTAAAAACAGGTTATTGTAAGGGAACGTGGCGTCATTACGAACCGTAATGAACATATTATGTCTTTGTGTAGTATCTATTTCAGAAAACGAAAAAACAATGTTGTCCTCTTTGCCCCATGAACCGCCTTTAGTAGCCTGAAATTCAGATTTCACTAAATTATCATTACAAGCAAAACATAAGGCTACAACAGCAAAAACCAGTAAAAACCTAGCCATTTTTTTGCTGCCTTTTAGGGTTATTATTTCTCCTTCTTTTGTTCTTTGAAGCATTTGTTGCATTGGCAGGTTTATTGCCTCTATTCTTATTGTTGTTATTATGGTTTCCGCCACTATTTGCTTTGGCTTTATTTTTCTTACGATTTCTATTTCTTGAAGATCGCTTAGGTCTGTCAAAACGGGTAAGGCTATCTTGCCCAACCACATTCTCGAACACCTTTTCTTCCTTAACGAAATTATCTACCGTATATTCCTCTAGGCTGGCAACTTTTTCTTTCTTTTTATTTTTGGCAAGAATTTCCTGAACCTGCTCCTTGGTCAACGTATGCCAATTTGCCGGATCATCTTTATAGGAAAACCAAAGCATTCCTTTGAAAATATCGGTTTTTTGGCAGAATGCGAGACCCTTTTCTGTAAACAATCTCGTGTCTTGAGGTGGAAAATCTTTTAGTGCGTCTAGATACATGTCTAGCTCATAATTTAAGCAACATTTTAGCTTACCACACTGCCCTGCTAATTTTTGGGGATTCAATGATAATTGCTGGTAACGAGCCGCAGAAGTACTTACTGATCTAAAATCGGTCAACCAAGTTGAGCAACATAATTCTCGTCCGCACGAACCTATACCACCCAAGCGCTGAGCCTCTTGACGATACCCAATTTGGCGCATCTCTATGCGAATACCAAAGGCTTTAGCCATATCTTTTATGAGCTGCCTGAAATCTACACGATCTTCTGCCGTATAATAAAACGTGGCCTTGGAACCATCACCTTGAAATTCAACATCTGAAATCTTCATTTGAAGCTTCAGAATAATCGCTATCTCTCGTGCACGTTTCTTGATTTCTTCCTCTCGGTCACGGCATTTTTGCCATTTATCAATATCGTTCTGCGACGCTTTTCTGTGGATTTTTGGAAGGTTTTCGTCTTTATAATCCACCTTCTTGCGCTTCATTTGCACTTTTACCAATTCACCAACAAGGGTAACCATACCAATGTCATGACCTGATTGTGCTTGTGTTGCCACAATATCACCTATCGAAATGGATAGATTTTCACTATTTCTGAAGAATTCTTTTCTACTGTTCTTAAATCGAACTTCTACGCAATCAAACGGCTTTTCACCATTAGGAAGCGACATGTTGGAAAGCCAATCAAAGACGGTTAATTTATTACAACCATCGGTACCACAAGTTCCATTATTCTTGCAACCAGAAGGTTGTCCGTCCTTACCGGTCGAACAACTGCTACAGCCCATATTTTATATGTTGGTTTGGTCTAAACGGGGGTTTTTGACCAAATAAGGTTCGTACTAATTTTATATGTAAAGGTACTAAATTTTTAATGTGATAGAAAGTTATCTCAACTTAGGCGGGTTCTTCGTTCCTTTGTACTAGTTACCTCTATGTTTAAAAATATTGGATGCTCCATTCTATGGAAAAACAAAAAAACCTAAGCAATACCGTTCTCTATCTCATGAGCCTATCTGCTGGTCTAATTGTAGCCAACCTGTACTACAACCAACCTCTGCTGCACATGATTTCAGTAAGTTTTGGGGTAACAGAATCTGCTGTTAGTAATGTTGCATTGGCTTCTCAGTTAGGCTATGCATTTGGGTTGCTTTTTGTAGTTCCTTTGGGCGACATGATATCCAATCAAAAAATATTGAAATTTGATTTTGCACTTATGCTCATATCGCTATTGGCTGCAGGGTTCTCAACTTCATTATGGCTACTTGTTGTTGCCAGTTTCTTTATTGGGTGTACCTCTGCTTTACCACAACTGTTCGTTCCTATGGCTGCTCAATTATCAAATGCTAAAAATAGAGGCCGGGCCATTGGCATTGTCATGAGCGGATTGCTGATTGGTATTTTGGCAAGTCGTGCTATTAGTGGTTTTGTTGGCGAGCAATTTGGTTGGCGCACTATGTATTTTGTAGCTACGGTAATGATGCTTATCCTTTTTATTGTTTTAAAATTAAAATTGCCACAGATCAAACCTGTTTATGAAGGCAGTTATAAAGACTTGATGAAATCATTAATTCATTTCTTTAAAACCGAACCTCCATTGCGACTTGCAGCAGTAAGAGGCGGACTTTCATTTGCAGGGCTGAGTGCTTTTTGGACAACTTTAGTTTTTCTAATGGAGGATAATTTTGGCTATGGAAGTGGTATTACCGGTATGTTTGGCCTTATTGGAGTGGTAGGCGCATTAGCAGCCACAGTAGTAGGAAAACTAAGCGACCGTATGAGCAAAAACCGAATTGTTATTATATCTACCTTAGTTTTAATTCTCTCTTGGGCTGTATTTTTGTTTTCCCATCACTCAATCATAGGCATTATAATTGGTGTTATCCTGGTAGACCTTGGCCAACAATCACTTCATATTGCCAATCAGAACATTATATTCTCCCGAAATGAGAACGCCCGTAACCGTGTAAATACGGTTTATATGGTTATCTTTTTCTTAGGAGGTGCCCTTGGAACCGTGTTAGGCGCTTACGCGTGGCAGCACTACCAATGGATGGGTGTATCTACTCTTGGTCTAATCCTTTCAATTGTATCACTAATTGCCCATCTGGGTTTTGGGGATAAGAAAATTTAAATCTTACTTTTTAAACTTTAAGACTTCTGACCTTCCCTTTTTAAAAATTTTATTGCTGGCCCCTTTTCCCCTTCTCAGTTCTTTCTGTTCCTCAAAAGGCAAGGCATTTATTTCTTGACAACTGTCCGAACAGCAATTGTCCATCTTTTGGGCGCACTCATCACATTGAATAAACAAAAGGTGACAAGCTTCGTTAGCACAATTTACATGGTTGTCACATGGTTTACCACACTGGTGACAGTTGGCAATTACATCATCAGTAATTCGCTCGCTGCGTCGGTGATCAAAAACAAAGTTTTTGCCTAAAAATTTATTTTCAAGGTTTTTATTCTCCACTTGGCGGGTATAATCAATAATACCACCTTCCAATTGATATACTTGCTTAAAGCCTTTATGCTTATAATACGCACTTGCTTTTTCACATCTAATACCACCCGTACAGTACATGACCAGTTTCTTATCCTCTTTATGATTCTCAAGGTCCTTTTCAATAATATCTAATGAATCCCTAAACGTATCAACATCTGGGGTAATAGCTTTTTTAAAATGACCAATTTCGCTCTCATAGTGATTACGCATATCTACCAGAACCGTATCTGGGTCTTCTATAAGTTCATTGAATTTTTCCGCATCAACATGAATACCTTTATTTGTTACATCAAAAGTATCATCTACCAGACCATCTGCCACAATTTTATTTCTCACCTTTACCTTTAATTTTAAGAAAGAGAGATTGTCTTGCTCAATGGCGATATTCAACCGAACATTTTCCAAAAAAGAAATACTGTCCAAATGGGTTTTAAATTCTTCAAAATTTTCGGCAGGTACGGATAATTGGGCATTTATCCCTTCGTGAGCCACATAAATTCGCCCAAGAACGTCCAATTCGTTCCAATTGATGAAAAGATGATTTCTAAATATTTCCGGATTACCGATCTGTGCATATTTGTAGAAAGAGATAGTCAAACGTTCTTGACCGGCTTCTTCAATAAGTGCCGCTCTTTCTTTTGCACTTAAGTTATTGTACAGTTGCATGCTATACCAATGTTTTAAGTTTGTAAAGAATAATTTAAGTGGGCAAAGATAAGAAATATTGAGGATTGTTTTAATAACGGTAGAACGGAAGTAAAAAGACAAACATCAACCGTAAACTACCTTGGGTAGATTCAAGAAACAATAAAATAGAATATACTTAGATTTCAAGTAAAGCATCGGAATATTCAACTTGAATATCGAGTAAAAAATAAAAAAGAGCCCTGACAAAATCAAGGCTCTTTATTGACCGTTCCAATTTTTCTTCTTCATAGCATCTTTAAAGAACACATTAAAAAGGAAACGATCACCATTGTCCCCTAACACTAAAAAGGGGCACTTATTTGAGTTAGTTTCCGGTTCATGACCGGAACAGTATTTTAAATAAGATACTACGCCGCCTTCAAGGTTGCGTTATTGAAACAACTTTTTTAATAAACACTTCTGTTTTAGACGTGTAACAAACGGATACCTTACGAACCGAATAATAATTATTGAAATTTTAACGTATTGCGAATGCGAAAAAAACCCGTACCCTATTTTTAGAAAATGAATGGCAGAACTGGCATTATGATAAAAGAAATGCTAATTTAGCATCCCTTAAAAAAAAGAAAATATGAGCTCGGAAAAAGATGCAAAACTAAAAGCCCTTAAGTTAACCTTAGATAAATTAGATAAGACTTACGGAAAAGGTGCCGTAATGAAAATGGGCGATAGAGTGGTGGAAGATGTTGAAATCATCCCTTCCGGTTCATTAGGCCTAGATATAGCCTTAGGCGTAGGTGGTTACCCACGTGGTAGAGTCATTGAAATTTACGGTCCGGAATCATCGGGTAAAACCACTTTGACCTTACACGCTATTGCCGAAGCTCAAAAAAACGGAGGAATTGCAGCTTTTATTGATGCAGAGCACGCTTTTGACCGTTTTTATGCTCAAAAACTAGGTGTTGATATTGACAACCTGATTATTTCTCAACCGGATAATGGTGAGCAAGCATTGGAAATTGCCGATAACTTGATCCGTTCTGGTGCTATTGACATTGTTATTATTGACTCCGTTGCTGCGTTGACCCCTAAAAGTGAGATTGAAGGTGAAATGGGAGACTCTAAAATGGGGCTTCACGCAAGGTTAATGTCACAAGCACTTCGGAAGCTTACCGGTTCTATCAGTAAAACCAATTGTACCGTAATCTTCATTAACCAGTTACGTGAGAAAATTGGCGTAATGTTCGGAAACCCTGAAACAACTACTGGTGGTAACGCATTAAAATTCTACGCTTCGGTACGACTTGACATTCGTAGATCTACACAAATTAAGGATACAGATGGTAATGTTCAAGGGAACAAAACCCGTGTAAAAGTTGTGAAGAACAAAGTTGCACCGCCATTTAGAACTACTGAGTTTGATATTATGTATGGCGAAGGAATCTCTAAAGTCGGAGAGATAATCGACCTTGGCGTGGAGTATGAAATCGTTAAGAAAAGTGGTTCTTGGTTCAGTTATGGAGATACAAAATTAGGACAAGGCCGTGATGCCGTAAAGTCCTTATTATTAGACAACCCAGAACTTTTTGAAGAATTGGACGGAAAAATCAGAGCTGCTATTAAAGCTCTAAAAGAATAATTAGGAATATCTTCCTTTAAGAGTACCTTGCGCCGTTATTATACGACTATTGATAATCGTATAATAACGGCGCAACGCTTTAACCTAAGCTTAAGAATACTTCACGCAACCCTTGTAACAATTTTCCATCTATTATAAAAAATTTGAATACTATGGGTAAATTGTACCTTAAGCTTTTAACAATTGCATTTGCGCTAACTACAGTATCTTGTAGTTTAAATGATGACGACATAAACTTTAAGTATACGCCTTTAGAAATTACAGGAGCCACTTTGCCGGATACCTTTGAACTCGGAGAAGTATATGATGTAAATGTTAACATTCTAAGAACTAACGATTGTAATTTATTTGATCGGTTTGATGTGACCCGTTCTTTTACGGACACTAGTCAAATTAGGACCGTTTCTGCCATTGGTATTGCTTTAGAGAAAGATTCTTGCGCCGACGTTAATGATGAAATTGAAGATTTATTTCAGTTTGAAGTTCTTTATACCGAACCTTATATTTTTAGATTTTATACGGGCGATGATGTTGAGGGAGAAGCTGAATTTATAGAAATTGAAGTGCCAGTGAAAGAATAATTATCTTTAACCTAAATCGTAAGTACTTCACAAGAACTTTTTTAAGCAAGTATATAACGATTAACCAAATGTTTTAAAAAACACGCCGTCACTTTGGGTCTAGAAGAACTCATTATTAATTGCAAAAAAGGAAACCGCAAGGCACAAGAACAATTGTATCGCGATTATTCTCGCACCTTGTTCGGTATCTGCTTAAAGTATTCGCGTAACCGCACGGAAGCCGAAGACAATTTGCATGACAGTTTTTTGGTCATTTATGAAAAAGTGGGGCAGTTTAAACACAAGGGCTCTTTTGAAGGGTGGCTAAAGCGTATTACCGTCAATACCGTACTTCAAAAATACCGTAAAGATGAGCCTTTAAGCTTAGTAAGCGATGCAATTGAAGATACAGAAACGGTATTGGATAGCAGCTATGAAAATTTAAGTTTAGACGTATTACTAAAACACATTCAAGAATTACCGGATAAATACCGCCTTACATTCAACCTATATGTTTTAGACGGGTATACCCACAAAGAAATCAGCGAGCTTTTAGGTACCACCCAGGGCACATCAAAAAGTAATCTGGCCAGAGCACGCAAGTTGTTAAAAGAAAAAATAGAGATTACAAAGAATAAAGCCATCATTGGCCTACTCATCTTCCTTTTGATAGGATTTTGCGTTTGACCTTTGAAAAAGAGTACATCAAAAAAACAAAATACCAAGTACCTAAGCATTGAATAATGAGTAAAAAAAATATAGAAAACCTGTTTCAGGAAAAGTTTCGCGACTTTGAGGAGGTGCCGGACCCAAGGGTCTGGACATCCATTGAAGCCTCTCTGAACAAGAAGAAAAAGAAAAGGGCCTTTCCTATCTGGTGGACCCTGGGCGGAGCTGCAGCGGCATTGGTTATTGGATTAGTTGCTTTCTATCCCTTTGAGACTAAAAACGAAGCTCCTAGTAGTTTCACAGATGTTGACCAAAAGGAAAATACAATTGAAAACACCCCTAAAAATACCAATGAGTTTATTTTAGACAACACAGACGAAGTTGTTGAAAATGAGTCTAGTATATCCACATATTCTGAAATAACCCCAGAGTCCTCAAATAAGGAAACAAAGCACAAAACTACGACTACTTTGAATGCTGACGAGATTCAAACTAATTCTCACAAAAGTACGTACGAAAAGTCAGGTTTAAAATCAAATATAACCACAGAAGTTGCTCAAACAGAAAAAAAACCAAATGGTACCGAAAATACTAGAACCATTATGAGTACCTCTAACAAACCTGACTATGCTTCCAACCTGGAAAAAGACAATCAACCTATAACAGCATCAAACCATTCTCCCTCAAACGAAGAGCATATAGAAACATCAAAAACTAACGTTAGTGATTCAATCGGCATAGCTTCAAACATAAACAATG
This genomic interval from Zobellia roscoffensis contains the following:
- a CDS encoding RNA polymerase sigma factor, yielding MGLEELIINCKKGNRKAQEQLYRDYSRTLFGICLKYSRNRTEAEDNLHDSFLVIYEKVGQFKHKGSFEGWLKRITVNTVLQKYRKDEPLSLVSDAIEDTETVLDSSYENLSLDVLLKHIQELPDKYRLTFNLYVLDGYTHKEISELLGTTQGTSKSNLARARKLLKEKIEITKNKAIIGLLIFLLIGFCV
- the recA gene encoding recombinase RecA, with protein sequence MSSEKDAKLKALKLTLDKLDKTYGKGAVMKMGDRVVEDVEIIPSGSLGLDIALGVGGYPRGRVIEIYGPESSGKTTLTLHAIAEAQKNGGIAAFIDAEHAFDRFYAQKLGVDIDNLIISQPDNGEQALEIADNLIRSGAIDIVIIDSVAALTPKSEIEGEMGDSKMGLHARLMSQALRKLTGSISKTNCTVIFINQLREKIGVMFGNPETTTGGNALKFYASVRLDIRRSTQIKDTDGNVQGNKTRVKVVKNKVAPPFRTTEFDIMYGEGISKVGEIIDLGVEYEIVKKSGSWFSYGDTKLGQGRDAVKSLLLDNPELFEELDGKIRAAIKALKE
- a CDS encoding penicillin-binding protein 1A, which translates into the protein MAKKVVEKKKTKGYFKYIKWFWILFTSGILLVALIFLLASEGLLGIDMPEYEYLENPQTNLATEIISSDAKTLGKFYLDDNRTPVPYDSLPQNLVNALIATEDARFYDHSGIDAFGFMRALAYLGKKGGASTITQQLARQLFVGVRSKNKVEAIRQKIMEWVLATRLERQYTKEEIIAMYLNQYDFLNNADGIRSAAKIYFGKEPQQLKVEESAVLVGMLKNSSYFNPIRREELVTNRRNTVLGQMAKYEFITEHEKDSLQAMRMDINFNPESHKEGLATYFRMYLQGFMNDWISKNPKPALEGGRDKWNLYLDGLKIYTTIDSRMQANAEDAVRSHMSNLQDEFFHQNTPDRNPTAPFLDLEKSDINRILERAMKNSHRWRQMKSEGKSEEIIRESFKKKTEMTVFDWNSDGRERDTIMTPLDSIRYYKTFLRAAMMSMEPQTGHVKAWVGGIDYRHFQYDNVIQGSRQAGSTFKPFVYAAAIDQLRLSPCDELPDTQYCIEAGKHGNMEPWCPKNADGKYSGKNYTLKAALANSVNTVTAQLIDRVGPRSVVSIVNNLGLNREILEVPSIALGTPEINVYEMVGAYGAFANQGVYVKPVMVTRIEDKNGTVLYEYVPETKDVLSKDVAYAMVDLMQGVTEGGSGTRLRHSYQKNTTAYKEVITGYPYGFTNPIAGKTGTTQNQSDGWFMGMVPNLVTGVWVGGEERSVHFKSITYGQGASMALPIWGLYMKKNYENKDLGISDGEFDKPENMSINIDCSKVEEDNDENEGLDDDLDDLDF
- a CDS encoding gliding motility lipoprotein GldH; translated protein: MARFLLVFAVVALCFACNDNLVKSEFQATKGGSWGKEDNIVFSFSEIDTTQRHNMFITVRNDATFPYNNLFLIAELEFPSGETVKDTLEYEMALPDGTWLGKGYGSIKENKLWYKENIVFPSSGVYNLRIWHAMRKNGSVNGVENLKGVTDVGFEIEKSNE
- a CDS encoding PSP1 domain-containing protein, with protein sequence MGCSSCSTGKDGQPSGCKNNGTCGTDGCNKLTVFDWLSNMSLPNGEKPFDCVEVRFKNSRKEFFRNSENLSISIGDIVATQAQSGHDIGMVTLVGELVKVQMKRKKVDYKDENLPKIHRKASQNDIDKWQKCRDREEEIKKRAREIAIILKLQMKISDVEFQGDGSKATFYYTAEDRVDFRQLIKDMAKAFGIRIEMRQIGYRQEAQRLGGIGSCGRELCCSTWLTDFRSVSTSAARYQQLSLNPQKLAGQCGKLKCCLNYELDMYLDALKDFPPQDTRLFTEKGLAFCQKTDIFKGMLWFSYKDDPANWHTLTKEQVQEILAKNKKKEKVASLEEYTVDNFVKEEKVFENVVGQDSLTRFDRPKRSSRNRNRKKNKAKANSGGNHNNNNKNRGNKPANATNASKNKRRRNNNPKRQQKNG
- the trhO gene encoding oxygen-dependent tRNA uridine(34) hydroxylase TrhO, producing MQLYNNLSAKERAALIEEAGQERLTISFYKYAQIGNPEIFRNHLFINWNELDVLGRIYVAHEGINAQLSVPAENFEEFKTHLDSISFLENVRLNIAIEQDNLSFLKLKVKVRNKIVADGLVDDTFDVTNKGIHVDAEKFNELIEDPDTVLVDMRNHYESEIGHFKKAITPDVDTFRDSLDIIEKDLENHKEDKKLVMYCTGGIRCEKASAYYKHKGFKQVYQLEGGIIDYTRQVENKNLENKFLGKNFVFDHRRSERITDDVIANCHQCGKPCDNHVNCANEACHLLFIQCDECAQKMDNCCSDSCQEINALPFEEQKELRRGKGASNKIFKKGRSEVLKFKK
- a CDS encoding MFS transporter: MEKQKNLSNTVLYLMSLSAGLIVANLYYNQPLLHMISVSFGVTESAVSNVALASQLGYAFGLLFVVPLGDMISNQKILKFDFALMLISLLAAGFSTSLWLLVVASFFIGCTSALPQLFVPMAAQLSNAKNRGRAIGIVMSGLLIGILASRAISGFVGEQFGWRTMYFVATVMMLILFIVLKLKLPQIKPVYEGSYKDLMKSLIHFFKTEPPLRLAAVRGGLSFAGLSAFWTTLVFLMEDNFGYGSGITGMFGLIGVVGALAATVVGKLSDRMSKNRIVIISTLVLILSWAVFLFSHHSIIGIIIGVILVDLGQQSLHIANQNIIFSRNENARNRVNTVYMVIFFLGGALGTVLGAYAWQHYQWMGVSTLGLILSIVSLIAHLGFGDKKI